A stretch of Pseudomonadota bacterium DNA encodes these proteins:
- a CDS encoding protein kinase, with protein sequence MCPRCSATNAKGTGFCGKCGTSLVATMMTEAQPDPLIGAFIGERFLVRRKLGEGGMGVVYEAEQTAIDRKVALKVLHPHLTDESLYARFRNEAAAASRLGHPNTITVFDFGKTETGSLYIAMEFIEGTSLDDEIRKNGAMGWRRAARVVTQICGSLENAHDNGIVHRDLKPENVMLLKRGSEKDIVKVLDFGIAKIMEDDGKDQRQALTKTGMVFGTPQYMSPEQIRGEKVDPRSDIYSTGVIVYQMLTGALPFNAETPMGLLTKHLMDKPPSFVQANAANQVPAELETLVMQMLAKTAAERPQTMGEVAERIDALLASTPTAAVAVAAAAGGGVVARTVPMSAADVSGASVSARPGSSPGALAPPVAARKKGKTGLVVGIVVGASVILLGGGAAAWYFVWGPGRAIPQQRVTQLVVPPVVPPVTGPQNTSVTQSGQTQVVAADTGGTDAALAPLPAIPTDTGGETGGTGGTSKTGKSGGGGTGGIAGKVNEKKGQLAKCTFGGGEDVIQNAVRDALRAKENGFRLCAQGVTGQTTTKFAFNVAANATNVTGVSARSSSGLESCMRPHLSVSIATSDPAVRVGEIKITMWGPAGKDLCSVQVSAQAKVKTTTPPKDDGKTGDTKKGTTRRGTSGIKAKKPD encoded by the coding sequence ATGTGTCCGAGGTGTTCCGCCACGAACGCGAAGGGGACCGGCTTCTGCGGGAAGTGCGGAACGAGCCTCGTCGCTACGATGATGACCGAGGCCCAACCCGATCCGCTGATCGGCGCGTTCATCGGCGAGCGGTTTCTCGTCAGGCGGAAGCTGGGCGAGGGCGGGATGGGCGTGGTGTACGAGGCGGAGCAGACCGCGATCGACAGGAAGGTCGCGCTCAAGGTACTGCACCCGCACCTCACGGACGAGAGCCTGTACGCCCGATTCCGCAACGAGGCGGCTGCGGCGTCCCGGCTCGGGCACCCCAACACGATCACCGTCTTCGACTTCGGCAAGACGGAGACCGGCTCGCTGTACATCGCCATGGAGTTCATCGAGGGCACGAGCCTCGACGACGAGATCCGCAAGAACGGCGCCATGGGGTGGCGGCGGGCGGCGCGGGTCGTGACGCAGATCTGCGGATCGCTCGAGAACGCGCACGACAACGGCATCGTGCACCGCGATCTCAAGCCCGAGAACGTCATGCTGCTCAAGCGCGGGTCCGAGAAGGACATCGTCAAGGTGCTCGACTTCGGCATCGCGAAGATCATGGAGGACGACGGCAAGGATCAGCGCCAGGCGCTCACGAAGACCGGGATGGTGTTCGGGACGCCCCAGTACATGTCGCCGGAGCAGATCCGCGGGGAGAAGGTCGACCCGCGCTCGGACATCTACTCCACGGGCGTGATCGTGTACCAGATGCTCACCGGCGCGCTGCCGTTCAACGCCGAGACGCCGATGGGGCTCCTGACGAAGCACCTCATGGACAAGCCGCCGTCGTTCGTGCAGGCGAACGCGGCCAACCAGGTGCCGGCCGAGCTCGAGACCCTCGTCATGCAGATGCTCGCCAAGACCGCCGCTGAGCGGCCGCAGACGATGGGCGAGGTGGCGGAGCGGATCGACGCGCTCCTCGCCTCGACCCCGACCGCGGCGGTGGCGGTGGCGGCCGCGGCGGGAGGCGGCGTCGTCGCGCGCACGGTTCCCATGAGCGCCGCGGACGTGAGCGGTGCGTCCGTTTCCGCACGACCGGGCTCGTCGCCGGGAGCGTTGGCGCCCCCGGTCGCGGCCCGGAAGAAGGGGAAGACCGGGCTTGTCGTCGGGATCGTCGTCGGCGCGTCCGTGATCCTGCTCGGCGGCGGCGCCGCGGCCTGGTACTTCGTCTGGGGGCCGGGGCGGGCGATCCCGCAACAGCGGGTGACCCAGCTCGTCGTTCCGCCGGTCGTACCGCCGGTCACGGGGCCGCAGAACACATCCGTGACGCAGTCCGGTCAGACCCAGGTCGTCGCGGCCGACACGGGGGGGACCGACGCGGCGCTCGCGCCGTTGCCGGCGATCCCGACCGACACGGGCGGAGAGACGGGCGGCACCGGCGGCACGTCCAAGACCGGCAAGTCGGGCGGCGGCGGGACCGGCGGCATCGCGGGAAAGGTCAACGAGAAGAAGGGGCAGCTGGCGAAGTGCACCTTCGGCGGCGGAGAGGACGTCATCCAGAATGCCGTGCGCGACGCGCTGCGCGCGAAGGAGAACGGCTTCAGGCTGTGCGCGCAGGGCGTGACCGGACAGACGACGACGAAGTTCGCGTTCAACGTGGCCGCGAACGCAACCAACGTCACCGGCGTGTCGGCGCGATCGAGCTCCGGCCTCGAGAGCTGCATGCGGCCCCACCTGTCGGTGTCGATCGCGACCTCGGATCCCGCCGTGCGGGTGGGCGAGATCAAGATCACGATGTGGGGGCCGGCCGGCAAGGATCTGTGCAGCGTGCAGGTCAGCGCCCAGGCGAAGGTGAAGACCACCACGCCGCCCAAGGACGACGGCAAGACCGGGGACACGAAAAAAGGAACCACGCGGCGGGGCACGAGCGGGATAAAAGCCAAGAAGCCCGACTGA